In Edaphobacter aggregans, the sequence CTGGGCTTTGGCGGGAGCTGGTTGTCGAGGGGCGTGTCTCGGAGATTGTGCTTAACCGGACGCAGGAACATGCGGTGTGGAAGCTGGTCCTAGAGGCGGAGGAAGAGCTGGCTACGCTGCGGTCGGTGGAATCGCTGGCAGAGATGGCGATGGAGGCGTGGAAGCTGCTTTGCGCTTACAACGGCGAGAGGCGGCTGCAGAACGCGGCGGTGAGTGATGATTCGCGGGCGTTTCGGCGGTGGGCTCGGACGTTTGAGCGGGTGTGTGGGGCGGAGAGGTTTCTGGCACAGGCTCAGGTTGAGGGGGTTCTGCGGCGGGCGGTGGGCGAGGGTTGGATTTCGGGGGTGGGTGGGGAGATTGTGCTGGTGGGGTTCGATCGGCTGACTCCTGCTCAGATGGGTTTAGTGGAGGCTTTGCGCGGGGTCGGGGTGGTGGTTGAGGAGATGCGGCTTTCGGTGGGGGAGAGTGCTTCGCGGATGCTGATTGGTGCGGGGGATGAGCGGGAGGAGTTGTCTGTTGCTGCTCGGTGGGTACGGGGGGTGTTGGAGGAGAGGCCGGGGGCGCGGGTTGCGGTGGTTGTTCCGGGGCTGGAGGATCGGCGGGCGGAGATCGATAGGGTGTTTCGTGAGGTGCTGGCTCCGGAGTTGGAGGATATTGCGGCGCGGGAGGATGGTGCGCCGTATGAGTTTTCGGTGGGGAGGGCTCTGGCGGGTGTGCCGATGATGGCGGTGGCGCTGGATCTGCTTCGGTGGGCTGTGGGGGCGTTGCCGCTGGAGCGGGTGAGTGGGCTGCTGCTCTCTCCTTACTTTGGGATGGTGGAGGAGGAGCGCGGAGCTCGTGCGGCGTTTGATGCGTTTGAACTGCGGAAAGCCAGGATGCTGCGACCGGAGATTTCGCTGGAGTGGCTGATTGTTCAGATGGCGAGAGCCAGGCGGCGTGGGGTGTTGACGGGATTGCTGGGAAGGCTGCGGGCGATGCGGGTTGTAGCGGCGACTCGCCTTGCGGGAGATGTGGAGCGAACGCATGCGGAGTGGACGGTGCGCATTGGGGAGTTGCTAGAGGCTGCGGGTTGGGGTGCGCGTGAGGAGGATAGCGTTGCGTTTCAGACGCGGAGGAAGTGGGAGAGTGCGCTGGATGAGTTGGTGACGGCGGACTTCGATGGGGTGAAGGTCGGGTTTGGGAAGGCGTTGGAGGAGTTGGAGTGGATTGCTCGGCATACGATGTTTGCGCCGGAGTCGCGGGATGCTCCGGTGCAGGTGATGGGGCCTCTGGAAGCTGCGGGGAGCACTTTTGATGCGCTTTGGTTTTTGGGTGTGGGAGATTTGAGCTGGCCGATGGCGGCGCGGGGTAGTTCCCTGCTACCGTGGCAGTTGCAGCGGGAGATGGGCGTGCCGGGAACGGATGTGGCTCGGGATGCTGAGGACGCTCGGCGGATGACGGAGAGGATTGCCTGGAGTGCGGGAGCGGTGGTCTTTAGTTATGCGAAGGAGACTGCGGAGGGACGACAGCGGCCTTCGCCTGCGCTGGTGGGGTTGGGGCTTGAGAGTAGAAGTGCGGCGGGGCTTGTGCATGAGGATGCAGCGCGGACAAGTGTGTCGCTGGAGGAGATTGAGGATGGGGCTGGGGTGATGCCGTTGCCGGATAGGGTGGTGCATGGCGGGGCGCGGATTTTGGAGCTGCAGGCGGACTGCGGGTTTCGTGCGTTTGCGGAGCGGAGGTTGTGGTCGGCAGAGCTTGAGAGTGTCGACCTCGGATTAGATGCAAGAGAGAACGGCACTGTGGTGCATACGGCGCTGGAGCTGTTCTGGAATGAGATGCGGACGCAGGCGGCTCTGAAGGCGATGCCGTGGGAGGAACGGGAGAGACTGCTTCGCGAGTGTATCGAGTCGGCTTTGAGCAGAGCGGATTCGGTGAGCGTGACGGCATGGGATGCGGCGTATCTCGATATGCAACGAGAGCGGTTGCAGCGGCTTTTGCGGCAGTGGCTTGACCTGGAGATGCGGCGGCCTCCGTTCGAGGTGAAGCTGAGTGAGAGGAAACTGGATGATGCGCGAATTGGGCCGCTGCGGCTGAGTGTTCGTGTGGATCGGGTGGATGTAGTGGATGGGGCTGAGCTGATCATTGATTACAAGACGGGGCATGCGACGCCGAATGAGTGGTTGACGGAGCGGCCTGATTCACCGCAGCTGCCGCTGTATGCGGTGCTGTCGGCGGGGCCGGAGATGCAGGGGGTTGCGTTTGGGCTGGTGCGCGCCGGAAAGAACATGGAGTTGAAGGGATATGCGGGGCGGGATGGGATTCTGGCGAAGGCCGCGAAGATGAGGCTCCCGCTGGAGGCCCAGGTGGATGAGTGGCGGAGAGTGTTGGTGCAGCTGGCCACGGAGTTTCAGGAAGGGCAGGCGCGGGTTTCGCCGAAGAGGTATCCGGCTACTTGTAAGCATTGTGCGCAGCGGGTGCTTTGCAGGCTGGATGTTTCGGCGCTGGAAGAGGAGTTGGAGGAGAGCGACGGATCGGCGGCGGAGGTGGGGCATGGCTGATCTTTTTGTTGTGCCATCGGCTTTGCCGGTTGAGAGAAGTGATCGCAGGCCGCCGGATTGGGAGGCTCGGGAGCAGGCGCTGGATACGCGGCAGTCGTGGATTGTGGAGGCTCCTGCGGGGTCGGGTAAGACGGGGCTGCTGATTCAGCGGTATCTGAAGTTGCTGGCCGAGGAGAGTGTGGAGAGGCCAGAGCAGGTGCTGGCCATCACGTTTACGGTGAAGGCTACGGCGGAGATTCGCGAGCGGGTGATGGGGCATCTCGAGAGCGCTGCTCGTGGGGAGGCGCTGAAGCGGGATAGTGAGGTGGAGCGGGAGACTCGGGCGCTGGCAGAGGCGGTGTTGCAACGGGATCGTGCGCTGGGTTGGGGGTTGCGGGATGATCCGCGACGGTTGAGGGTACGGACGATTGATTCGGTTTGCGCGGAGATTGCGCGGTCGCTGCCGGTGTTGTCGGAGGGAGCTAGCGGGTGGGCTCCGGTGAATGATGCTTCGCCGCTTTATCGCGAGGCGGCGCGGCGGACGCTGATGTTGCTGGGTGGGGAGGATCCTGAGCTGAACGATGCGCTGCGGACGGTGCTGCTGCATCGCGATGGGAGTTTGGGGGAATGTGAGCGGTTGCTGGCGGAGATGCTGCAACTGCGGGATCAGTGGGGCGAGATTGTTCCGCGTGGACGGGAGTATCTGGATGATGCGTATCTGGATGGAACCGTGCTGCCGTGGCTGGAGAGCACGCTGGAGCAGGCGGTGTGCGCGGGTTTGACGGAGTTTGCCGCGGTGATGCCGGAGGATTTTTTGCGAGAGGTTGCGTCGCTGGCTGCATCGCTTGCGGGAAATGTGCCGCATGGGCGTGATCGCTCGCCGGTTGCGGTGTGTGCGGGGAGAGTGGGGATTCCGGGGACGGATGCGGCGGCGCTGGAGCAGTGGCGGGCGCTGATTCATTTGATGGTGACTCCGTCGAGCGGGCAGTGGCGGCGGGGGTTTGCTAAGAACACGATGGGCTTCGAGATGTCCCCGGCGGAGAAGGCGAGGTTGAGGCGGGTGCTGGAGCAGGTTGCTGGGCGGGACGATTTGTTGTGGGCGATCGAACGTGTGAGCAGGCTGCCGCCGGCGCGGTATCCGAAGGAGCAGTGGGTGGTGGCTAAGGCGCTGTTTCGTGTGCTGAGCCGTGGGTTGGTGGAGTTGCAACTGGTGTTTGCGGAGCGAGGGGAGTGTGACTTTGCGGAGTTGGCACTCTTGGCCAAGGGTGCGTTGCGACGGGGAGGAGTGGAGGCGCTGACGCTGGGGTCGGGATTTGAGCTGCGGCATCTATTGGTGGACGAGATGCAGGATACTTCGACGGGCCAGTATGAGTTGATTGAGTTGCTGACGCAGGGGTGGGATGGGCGGAGCCAGACGGTGTTTCTGGTGGGCGATCCGAAGCAGTCGATTTATCTGTTTCGGCAGGCGCGGGTGGAGCGGTTTGTGAGGACGATGCAGACGGGGCGGCTGGGGGAGTTGCCGGTGGGGTGTCTGCGTCTGACGGCGAATTTTCGGTCGCAGCGGGAGTTGGTGGAGGAGTTCAATGAGGACTTCTCGCTGCTATTTCCGAGAGAGGTGGATGCGGCGAATCCGGAAGAGGTTCCGTATGCGTATGCGGTTGCGGTGAATGGGCCTTCGGGTGTCGTGGGTGGGGCGCGGGGATTTGTTTGGCATACGGAGGTGCTGACGGCTGGCGAGGGGGTGCAGGGGAAGCGGCGAGTCGCGAAACAGACTGCGAGGATGGTGCGGCAGATTGCTGCGGAGTGGCGGGCGCGGCCGTTGCCTGAGGGCAGAAACGATCCGTGGAAGATTGCTGTGCTGGTGCGCAGCCGGAATCATTTGATTGATATTGTTTCGGAGCTGAAGCGAGATGAGGGTGCGGGCGCGATTCCTTTTCGCGCGGTGGATATTGAGCCTCTGGATGAGCGACAGGAGGTGCTGGATCTTTTTGCGTTGACGCGGGCGCTGCTGCATCCGGCGGATCGTACGGCTTGGATGGCGATGCTGCGGGCTCCCTGGTGTGGGCTGGAGTTGGCGGAGCTGCATGTGCTGGCTGGGGCGGATGATGACGGGTGGAAGGAATGGACTGTTGAAGATTTGATGGCCGAGCGAGGGCATCTGCTGAGCGAGGAAAGTTGTGCGAGGCTGCAGCGGATTTGGCCGGTGCTGCGTGCGGCGGAGGGGCAGAGGTCTCGGGTGACGATGGCGCAGTGGGTGGAGCGGACGTGGCGTTCGTTGGGGGGCGATGCTTATCTGACGGCAGAGGAGATGGGGAATGCGCGACGGTATCTGGAGCTGCTGGATGAGATGGAGGAGTCGGGTGGAGGAATTGATTTGACTCTGCTGAAGCGGCGGCTGAATGGGCTGTTTGCGGAGGCGGCGATGTGTGCGGGTGCGGTGGATCTGATGACGATCCATGGGGCGAAAGGGTTGGAGTGGGATGTGGTGATGGTTCCGGGGCTTGAGAAGAAAGCTGCGGGCAATAAAGGGCGGTTGCTGACGTGGAGCGAGATTGGGGATGGAGATGGCGACGCGGCACATGTTTTGCTGGCTCCGATTGCGGGTAAGGGCGAGGAGTCGAAGGAACTGAATGCGTGGCTGAAGGGGATTCATGATGCTCGGGAGGCTGCGGAGAGGAACCGGCTGTTCTATGTTGCCTGTACGCGGGCTCGGGAGGAGCTCCATCTTTTCGCTTCACCTGAGGCTAAGGCGGATGGGTCGGTGAGTCGGGCTGCCGGGAGTCTGCTGGCGGCTGCGTGGCCTGCGGCGGAGAGGCGTTTTGATGCGCCCCGGGGTGAGGTGCTTGCTATGCCGGGTATGCCTGTGGTGGTGGATGAGTTTGTGGGGGATTTGGCTGCTGGTGGGGTTGAGCGTGCGGGTGCCCGGCTTCAGCGACTGCCTTTGGGATTTGCTGCGGGCGATAGGTTTGCCGGGGTTCGGCGGCTGTCGTATGGGGAGGCTGGGGTTTCGAGTGCGTCTGCACGGTTTGAGCGGCCTGAGGGGTCGTTTGAGGCGCGGGTGTTTGGCAATGCAATGCATGCGTTTGTCGAAGTGCTGACGAAACGGCTCGCGACGGGAGAGCAGGCGGATGCTTTGTTGCGCGAGGTTTCGGGGTGGGGACAGCGGATTGCGGCGGTGCTTCGCGGGGATGGTTTGCCGGTGAAGGCTGCGGGGACGCTTGCTTCACGGGTGAAGGGTGCGCTTGAGAATATGCTGCGCGATCCGCATGGGTTGTGGGTGCTCGGGGCGCGTCAGGATGGGGCTAGTGAGTTTGCGTTGACTTCGTGGGCTGAGCGACGCAGTAGCGTGCGGCTGGATCGGGTGTTTCGTGCGGGGCGGGAGCCTTTGGTTGAGGGGGATGAGTATCTTTGGATTGTCGACTACAAGACGGCTACGCATGGGTTGGAGGGTATCGAGGCGTTTCTGCTGGGGGAACGGGCGAAGTATGCGGGACAGATGGAGGCTTATGCTCGCGTGATGCGGGGTGAGAGGGAGATTCGGGTGGGGCTTTATTATCCGATGTTGACGCGGCTGATCTGGTGGGTGCCAGAGTTGAATTAAGGCTGCCAAAGGCAACGACGACATGCGGGAGTCTCTTCACTGCATAGCT encodes:
- a CDS encoding exodeoxyribonuclease V subunit beta; translated protein: MADLFVVPSALPVERSDRRPPDWEAREQALDTRQSWIVEAPAGSGKTGLLIQRYLKLLAEESVERPEQVLAITFTVKATAEIRERVMGHLESAARGEALKRDSEVERETRALAEAVLQRDRALGWGLRDDPRRLRVRTIDSVCAEIARSLPVLSEGASGWAPVNDASPLYREAARRTLMLLGGEDPELNDALRTVLLHRDGSLGECERLLAEMLQLRDQWGEIVPRGREYLDDAYLDGTVLPWLESTLEQAVCAGLTEFAAVMPEDFLREVASLAASLAGNVPHGRDRSPVAVCAGRVGIPGTDAAALEQWRALIHLMVTPSSGQWRRGFAKNTMGFEMSPAEKARLRRVLEQVAGRDDLLWAIERVSRLPPARYPKEQWVVAKALFRVLSRGLVELQLVFAERGECDFAELALLAKGALRRGGVEALTLGSGFELRHLLVDEMQDTSTGQYELIELLTQGWDGRSQTVFLVGDPKQSIYLFRQARVERFVRTMQTGRLGELPVGCLRLTANFRSQRELVEEFNEDFSLLFPREVDAANPEEVPYAYAVAVNGPSGVVGGARGFVWHTEVLTAGEGVQGKRRVAKQTARMVRQIAAEWRARPLPEGRNDPWKIAVLVRSRNHLIDIVSELKRDEGAGAIPFRAVDIEPLDERQEVLDLFALTRALLHPADRTAWMAMLRAPWCGLELAELHVLAGADDDGWKEWTVEDLMAERGHLLSEESCARLQRIWPVLRAAEGQRSRVTMAQWVERTWRSLGGDAYLTAEEMGNARRYLELLDEMEESGGGIDLTLLKRRLNGLFAEAAMCAGAVDLMTIHGAKGLEWDVVMVPGLEKKAAGNKGRLLTWSEIGDGDGDAAHVLLAPIAGKGEESKELNAWLKGIHDAREAAERNRLFYVACTRAREELHLFASPEAKADGSVSRAAGSLLAAAWPAAERRFDAPRGEVLAMPGMPVVVDEFVGDLAAGGVERAGARLQRLPLGFAAGDRFAGVRRLSYGEAGVSSASARFERPEGSFEARVFGNAMHAFVEVLTKRLATGEQADALLREVSGWGQRIAAVLRGDGLPVKAAGTLASRVKGALENMLRDPHGLWVLGARQDGASEFALTSWAERRSSVRLDRVFRAGREPLVEGDEYLWIVDYKTATHGLEGIEAFLLGERAKYAGQMEAYARVMRGEREIRVGLYYPMLTRLIWWVPELN
- a CDS encoding PD-(D/E)XK nuclease family protein; translation: MGLPVGIAEALERGATVVTGNQRAARELRQAVDRRNRARGMASWRPAAVMAWDTWTAGLWRELVVEGRVSEIVLNRTQEHAVWKLVLEAEEELATLRSVESLAEMAMEAWKLLCAYNGERRLQNAAVSDDSRAFRRWARTFERVCGAERFLAQAQVEGVLRRAVGEGWISGVGGEIVLVGFDRLTPAQMGLVEALRGVGVVVEEMRLSVGESASRMLIGAGDEREELSVAARWVRGVLEERPGARVAVVVPGLEDRRAEIDRVFREVLAPELEDIAAREDGAPYEFSVGRALAGVPMMAVALDLLRWAVGALPLERVSGLLLSPYFGMVEEERGARAAFDAFELRKARMLRPEISLEWLIVQMARARRRGVLTGLLGRLRAMRVVAATRLAGDVERTHAEWTVRIGELLEAAGWGAREEDSVAFQTRRKWESALDELVTADFDGVKVGFGKALEELEWIARHTMFAPESRDAPVQVMGPLEAAGSTFDALWFLGVGDLSWPMAARGSSLLPWQLQREMGVPGTDVARDAEDARRMTERIAWSAGAVVFSYAKETAEGRQRPSPALVGLGLESRSAAGLVHEDAARTSVSLEEIEDGAGVMPLPDRVVHGGARILELQADCGFRAFAERRLWSAELESVDLGLDARENGTVVHTALELFWNEMRTQAALKAMPWEERERLLRECIESALSRADSVSVTAWDAAYLDMQRERLQRLLRQWLDLEMRRPPFEVKLSERKLDDARIGPLRLSVRVDRVDVVDGAELIIDYKTGHATPNEWLTERPDSPQLPLYAVLSAGPEMQGVAFGLVRAGKNMELKGYAGRDGILAKAAKMRLPLEAQVDEWRRVLVQLATEFQEGQARVSPKRYPATCKHCAQRVLCRLDVSALEEELEESDGSAAEVGHG